From a region of the Daphnia magna isolate NIES linkage group LG1, ASM2063170v1.1, whole genome shotgun sequence genome:
- the LOC116925030 gene encoding spectrin beta chain isoform X6 has translation MDGDVTPDVVRVRAGTTANKRRSWHVARVAADIQRSLAEQSPARQPRFSWHPNDDCSLSYQQGSGWATTSDSDGKSDQVAQPRASFSIASWADRPVAKEMDSIIANYSSTPGVQREDSSFDEDDSPNDLVQPVFIVPIVLSTTEPPDVQVLNHNKRLNSTMSDNYIDVVVKELRDERESVQKKTFQKWVNSHLVRVGNRIGDLYTDLRDGKMLLKLLEVLSGERLPRPTKGKMRIHCLENVDKALQFLRDQRVHLENMGSHDIVDGSSRLTLGLIWTIILRFQIQDITIEETDNNETRSAKDALLLWCQMKTAGYQNVNIRNFTTSWRDGLAFNAIIHKHCPELVQYDKLSKSNAMFNLNNAFNVAEQKLGLTKLLDAEDIYVDQPDEKSIITYVVTYYHYFSKLKQETVQGKRIGKVVGLAMENDRMVTEYETLTSDLLRWIESTIRSLSERDFANSLAGVQQQLLQFNNYRTLEKPPKFVEKGNLEVLLFTLQSKMRANNQKPYFPKEGKMISDINKAWERLEKSEHERELTLREELIRQEKLEQLAARFDRKAGMRETWLSENQRLVSQDNFGFDLAAVEAAAKKHEAIETDILAYEERVQAVVAVAQELEAENYHDIDRINARKDNVLRLWQYLLELLRARRMRLELSLQLQQNFQEMLYILDSMEELKVRLLSEDYGKHLMGVEDLLQKHALVEADINVLGERVKMVVQHSQRFLETEATGGFGPCDPAIIVDRVQQLEDAYAELVKLAVERRARLEESRKLWQFYWDMADEENWIKEKEHILSTGDIGHDLTTIHLLISKHKALEEDIASHEPTLYSVVNVGEELIQQEHFGSEKIQERITEMVDMWNHLCETAAYRRKRLEEAVSYHQFFTDADDVDTWMLDVLRLVSSEDVGRDEANVQSLLKKHKDVTEELKNYASTIDALKEQSEELGEQDRTSPEVVERLASIERRYRELMELAKLRKQRLLDALSLYKLFSEADGVEQWIGEKERMLETMVPAKDIEDVEVMRHRYDGFDREMNANASRVAVVNQLARQLLHVEHPNSEDIVARQNQLNARWAELRDRAEAKRDELQSAHGVQTFHIECRETILWIEDKIRILQSTDSLEMDLTGIMTLQRRLSGMERDLAAIQAKLDSLDKEAEKIGVEHPEEEEVIRERLGQIRSVWENLTQMLKERDAKLEEAGDLHRFLRDLDHFQTWLTKTQTDVASEDIPASLAEAEKLLSQHQGIREEIDNYTDDYSRMMDYGERITAEETTSDDPQYMFLRERLKALRDGWEELHQMWENRQQLLSQSLNLQMFLRDAKQAEVLLAHQEHVLSKDEMPANLEQAENAIKRHEAFLTTMDANDDKVNNVIQFAQRLEDEGHFAADKAQKKAENISERREANRQRAVQLMEKLRDALQLQQFLQDCEELSEWIQEKNIIAQDETYRSAKTVHSKWTRHQAFEAEIASNKDRLYHIQQAGEQLIKEKPEIISVIDPRIQELSHQFDDLERTTREKGERLFDANRQVLYEQTCDDIDTWMSDLEKQMVTGGTGEDLASVNILMQKQQMIETQMAIKAQQVSELGAQAEYLERMTPEKVEDIQQKKEAVERRFDELKAPLVRRQRDLEKKKEAYQFRRDVEDEKLWISDKMPLATASDYGNSLFNVNVLKKKNQSLRTEIDNHEQRIHLVCNNGQKLIDEDHADSQEFSNLIEELLDTWQILKDAMDNRRANLLASERAQQYFFDASEAESWMSEQELYMMVEDRGKDEISAQNLMKKHQTLELAVEDYAETIRSLGETSTQLIAEGHPDSDQIAVRQAQVDKLYAGLRDLAQERRAKLEEALQLFMLSREVDDLRQWIADREVVAGSHELGQDYDHVTLLWERFKEFARDTETIGTERVAAVNEIADQLMGARHSDAATIAEWKDDLNEAWADLLELIDTRTQMLAASRELHKFFHDCKDVLGRIVEKQNTLSDELGRDAGSVSALQRKHQNFIQDLQTLQSQVQGVQEDSQRLQAAYAGDKAREITGREGEVVNAWLQLQALCEGRRQKLADTGDLFRFFSMVRTLVLWIDDLIRQMNTTEKPRDVSGVELLMNNHQSLKAEIDARGDNFSACIALGKELLSRGHYATNEIKEKLVALTNQRNSMLHRWEERWEHLQLILEVYQFARDAAVAEGWLMAQESYLMSHELGHTIDEVENLIKKHEAFEKSAAAQEERFAALERLTTMEWILHGDGGGDLSGALVDNHPSWHPGYFHPVVDSPFRSLLRSISDQTPSPACIKELFEESTFHDEDGPFLVSNNSSASSSPHLSRLSHSSCVSDTSASSASSSNASASGDKLKKRRKYRKKRGVKRQNMALSFKNSQDGCSGKAESPSAVYCEEWIYSTSNQPEVNKRLTFAGLSEAEQSGFSDELPVRRNSLDSDVKKKPKKNTSWLNMWQNLLRITPKPMKKAQEPIAVEINPAVGRISTLPSISEAGPSETQSVHSNPSTTNCSVALSSASGSLTACNVQTNTTSPKYELKELKRRQEEDERQRAEELAAQQAALAAIHSPPEGSNQDQTDGDTSPSEPISGSTDKDPTTEATEGRASPKAEQAKPAPERRSSLAGGDDVYEGTVNRKHEWESTTKKASNRSWDKVYLTLRQGDLAVYKDQKCARAAPEVYHRNESPLDIRTAVAEVAADYTKKRHVFRLKLANGGEYLFQAKDDEEMNGWVTKLQASTNAAVESASAGSSRAQTMPAQATKDEPKKRSFFTLKKK, from the exons atggacGGCGACGTAACGCCAGATGTGGTTCGAGTACGTGCCGGCACGACGGCAAACAAACGCCGTAGCTGGCATGTTGCTCGCGTCGCTGCCGATATTCAGCGCTCCCTTGCCGAACAAAGTCCTGCCAGACAACCAAGGTTCAGTTGGCACCCCAACGATGATTGCAGCTTGTCTTATCAACAAGGCTCTGGCTGGGCCACAACTTCTGATAGTGACGGTAAAAGCGACCAGGTAGCGCAGCCGAGAGCTAGTTTCTCTATCGCGTCGTGGGCTGACCGTCCGGTCGCTAAAGAAATGGACTCCATTATAGCCAATTATTCATCAACACCGGGCGTGCAACGTGAAGACAGTAGTTTTGACGAAGACGACAGTCCAAACGATCTTGTGCAACCCGTTTTTATTGTTCCAATTGTGTTGTCCACGACGGAACCACCTGATGTCCAAGTGCTCAATCATAACAAGCGACTCAACTCTACTATGAGTGACAACTATATAGATGTCGTTGTCAAAGAATTGCGAG ATGAACGTGAGAGTGTACAAAAGAAGACGTTCCAAAAATGGGTCAATTCCCATCTCGTGCGAGTCGGGAACCGCATAGGTGATCTTTATACAGATCTCCGCGATGGAAAAATGCTTTTAAAACTATTGGAAGTTCTCTCAGGCGAACGTTTG cCACGTCCAACCAAAGGCAAAATGCGTATTCATTGCTTGGAAAACGTAGACAAGGCTCTGCAGTTCCTTCGAGATCAACGTGTCCATTTGGAAAACATGGGCTCCCACGATATCGTTGATGGCAGTTCCCGTTTAACTCTCGGTCTTATCTGGACCATTATTCTTCGTTTCCAG ATCCAAGACATTACTATCGAAGAGACAGATAATAACGAAACACGTTCGGCCAAGGATGCCCTCTTATTGTGGTGCCAGATGAAGACAGCCGGTTATCAGAACGTCAACATTCGGAATTTCACGACATCTTGGCGCGATGGTTTGGCTTTTAACGCCATTATCCACAAACACTGCCCAGAACTTGTCCAGTACGACAAACTGTCCAAATCCAACGCCATGTTTAATTTGAACAACGCTTTTAACGTGGCTGAGCAAAAACTTGGCTTGACCAAATTGCTGGATGCCGAAGATATTTACGTAGATCAGCCCGACGAAAAATCAATCATCACATATGTCGTTACATATTATCATTACTTCTCGAAATTAAAGCAAGAAACTGTACAAGGAAAACGTATCGGAAAAGTGGTAGGTCTCGCCATGGAGAACGATCGTATGGTCACCGAATACGAGACATTGACAAGCGATTTGCTACGCTGGATCGAATCAACCATCCGATCTTTAAGCGAACGTGATTTTGCCAACTCCTTGGCAGGCGTTCAGCAACAGTTGCTGCAATTCAACAATTACCGCACGCTAGAAAAGCCACCCAAGTTTGTGGAAAAGGGCAACCTCGAAGTTTTGCTCTTCACTTTGCAGTCGAAAATGAGGGCCAACAATCAGAAACCCTATTTCCCTAAAGAAGGCAAGATGATCTCCGACATCAACAAAGCATGGGAGCGTCTGGAAAAATCAGAGCACGAACGTGAGCTCACCCTTCGCGAAGAGCTCATTCGTCAAGAGAAGCTAGAGCAGTTGGCTGCCCGTTTCGACCGCAAGGCAGGCATGAGAGAGACTTGGCTCAGCGAAAACCAACGTCTTGTTTCACAG GATAATTTTGGATTCGATTTGGCTGCCGTTGAAGCCGCCGCCAAGAAGCATGAAGCGATCGAGACGGACATTCTCGCTTATGAGGAACGTGTCCAGGCTGTTGTGGCTGTAGCCCAGGAATTGGAGGCCGAAAATTATCACGACATCGATCGCATCAACGCTCGTAAAGACAACGTTCTTCGTCTGTGGCAGTATCTCCTGGAACTGCTTAGAGCCAGGCGTATGCGTTTAGAACTTTCCCTCCAATTGCAGCAAAACTTCCAG GAAATGCTGTACATTCTGGATTCGATGGAAGAGCTGAAGGTCCGTCTATTGTCGGAAGACTACGGTAAACATTTAATGGGGGTCGAAGACCTGCTGCAAAAGCATGCCCTTGTAGAAGCCGATATCAATGTTTTGGGAGAACGAGTCAAAATGGTAGTGCAACACTCCCAACGTTTCTTGGAGACCGAAGCTACTGGTGGATTCGGCCCTTGCGATCCGGCCATTATTGTCGATCGCGTCCAACAGCTCGAG GATGCTTATGCTGAACTTGTCAAACTGGCCGTGGAACGCCGTGCTCGCCTAGAAGAAAGCCGCAAACTTTGGCAATTCTATTGGGATATGGCCGATGAAGAAAACTGGATCAAGGAAAAAGAACACATTTTGTCGACTGGAGATATTGGTCATGACTTGACTACCATTCATCTACTCATCTCCAAACATAAGGCACTTGAAGAAGATATTGCCAGCCATGAACCGACTCTCTACTCTGTGGTCAACGTTGGTGAAGAACTTATCCAGCAGGAACATTTTG GCTCGGAAAAGATCCAAGAACGTATCACAGAGATGGTAGATATGTGGAATCACTTGTGTGAAACGGCAGCTTACAGACGAAAGCGTTTGGAAGAGGCTGTTAGCTACCACCAATTTTTCACCGATGCCGACGATGTTGACACCTGGATGCTGGATGTTTTGCGTCTGGTTTCCAGCGAAGATGTCGGCCGTGATGAAGCAAACGTCCAATCTCTACTTAAAAAACACAAAGACGTTACCGAAGAGCTTAAGAACTATGCATCCACTATCGACGCCCTTAAGGAGCAGTCCGAAGAACTGGGTGAACAGGACCGCACTTCCCCCGAAGTCGTGGAACGCTTGGCCAGTATTGAACGTCGCTATAGAGAACTAATGGAATTGGCTAAGCTGCGCAAACAGCGCTTGCTGGATGCCCTTTCGCTTTACAAGCTGTTTTCTGAAGCTGATGGAGTCGAACAGTGGATCGGTGAGAAGGAACGCATGTTGGAGACGATGGTACCAGCCAAGGACATTGAAGACGTCGAAGTCATGCGTCACCGTTACGATGGATTTGATCGCGAGATGAATGCAAATGCCTCACGTGTGGCTGTTGTAAACCAACTGGCTCGTCAATTGCTTCACGTTGAGCACCCTAATTCGGAGGATATCGTCGCCCGCCAGAACCAGCTCAACGCTCGCTGGGCTGAGTTACGCGATCGAGCAGAAGCCAAACGCGATGAACTTCAATCAGCCCATGGTGTCCAGACTTTCCACATTGAATGTCGTGAAACCATCCTGTGGATTGAAGACAAGATCCGCATTCTGCAGTCCACTGACAGTTTGGAAATGGACCTTACTGGCATCATGACGTTGCAACGTCGTTTGTCCGGCATGGAACGCGACCTTGCTGCCATCCAGGCCAAATTGGATTCTCTGGACAAAGAAGCCGAGAAAATTGGTGTGGAACATcccgaagaagaagaggttATCCGCGAACGCCTGGGACAGATCCGCTCAGTCTGGGAGAATTTGACTCAGATGCTGAAGGAGCGCGATGCCAAATTGGAAGAAGCCGGTGATCTGCATCGTTTCTTGCGTGACTTGGATCACTTCCAGACCTGGTTGACCAAGACACAGACGGATGTTGCCTCTGAGGACATCCCTGCTTCTCTAGCAGAAGCCGAAAAACTCTTGAGCCAACACCAGGGTATCCGCGAGGAAATTGACAACTACACTGACGATTATTCACGCATGATGGACTATGGTGAGCGTATCACAGCCGAAGAGACGACATCAGACGATCCCCAGTACATGTTCTTGCGAGAGCGACTCAAGGCTCTTCGTGATGGCTGGGAAGAATTGCACCAAATGTGGGAAAACCGCCAGCAATTGCTCTCTCAATCCCTCAACTTGCAGATGTTCTTGCGAGATGCCAAGCAGGCCGAAGTCCTTCTTGCTCACCAGGAGCACGTCCTTTCCAAG GATGAAATGCCAGCCAATTTGGAACAAGCAGAGAATGCCATTAAACGCCACGAAGCATTCCTTACAACAATGGACGCTAACGACGACAAGGTCAATAACGTAATCCAGTTTGCCCAGCGCTTGGAAGATGAGGGCCACTTTGCCGCTGACAAGGCCCAGAAAAAGGCCGAGAACATTAGCGAACGCCGCGAGGCCAACCGCCAGAGAGCCGTCCAGCTTATGGAAAAACTTCGCGACGCTCTACAACTTCAACAGTTCTTGCAAGACTGCGAAGAATTGTCCGAATGGATTCAAGAAAAGAACATTATCGCCCAGGACGAGACCTACCGTAGCGCCAAAACAGTTCACTCCAAGTGGACTCGCCACCAGGCTTTTGAAGCTGAAATCGCTTCGAATAAAGATAGGCTCTATCACATCCAGCAGGCCGGAGAGCAGTTGATCAAGGAAAAGCCAGAAATCATATCTGTTATTGATCCTCGTATCCAG GAATTGAGTCACCAGTTTGACGACTTAGAGAGGACCACACGCGAAAAGGGTGAACGCCTATTCGACGCCAATAGGCAAGTCCTTTACGAGCAAACTTGCGATGACATCGATACTTGGATGTCCGACCTCGAGAAACAGATGGTGACTGGCGGTACTGGGGAAGACTTGGCCTCCGTCAACATCTTgatgcagaaacaacaaatgaTTGAAACACAGATGGCAATCAAGGCCCAACAAGTGTCCGAACTGGGCGCACAGGCTGAATATTTGGAACGCATGACACCTGAGAAGGTGGAAGACattcaacaaaagaaagaagccgTCGAGAGGAGATTCGACGAGCTGAAAGCACCCCTGGTCAGAAGACAGCGTGatttggaaaagaagaaagaagccTACCAGTTCCGACGCGATGTCGAAGACGAGAAACTCTGGATCTCAGACAAAATGCCGTTAGCCACCGCCAGTGACTACGGTAACTCTCTCTTCAACGTCAacgttttgaaaaagaaaaaccaatcgCTGAGAACAGAAATCGACAACCACGAACAGCGAATCCACTTGGTGTGCAACAATGGACAGAAATTGATCGATGAAGATCACGCCGATTCGCAAGAATTCTCCAACCTCATCGAGGAATTGCTCGACACTTGGCAG ATCTTGAAAGACGCCATGGATAATCGACGGGCCAACCTTTTGGCTTCCGAACGGGCCCAGCAATACTTTTTCGATGCCAGCGAGGCTGAGTCGTGGATGAGCGAACAAGAACTGTATATGATGGTAGAAGACCGTGGCAAGGATGAGATATCAGCACAGAACTTAATGAAGAAACACCAAACTTTGGAATTAGCCGTCGAAGATTATGCCGAGACCATTCGCTCTCTAGGGGAGACTTCCACCCAGCTTATTGCCGAAGGCCATCCCGACAGCGACCAAATTGCTGTCCGGCAAGCTCAGGTCGACAAGTTGTACGCTGGTCTTCGCGACTTAGCGCAGGAACGACGTGCTAAACTGGAAGAAGCCTTGCAACTCTTCATGCTTAGCCGCGAAGTCGACGACCTCCGCCAATGGATAGCTGACCGTGAAGTCGTTGCCGGCTCGCACGAGCTTGGTCAAGATTACGATCATGTTACACTCCTTTGGGAACGCTTTAAA GAATTTGCTCGGGATACCGAAACGATCGGCACTGAACGCGTGGCTGCTGTCAACGAAATCGCTGATCAGTTGATGGGTGCCCGTCACTCTGACGCCGCCACCATCGCCGAATGGAAAGACGATCTGAACGAAGCTTGGGCTGATCTCCTCGAGTTGATCGATACAAGAACACAAATGTTGGCCGCCTCACGCGAACTGCACAAGTTCTTCCACGATTGTAAGGACGTCTTGGGTCGCATCGTTGAGAAACAAAACACCCTGTCTGACGAGTTGGGAAGAGATGCGGGTTCCGTATCTGCTCTCCAACGAAAACATCAAAACTTCATCCAG GATCTTCAAACGTTACAGAGTCAGGTCCAGGGTGTCCAGGAAGATTCGCAACGGCTCCAGGCGGCTTACGCTGGAGACAAAGCTCGTGAGATTACTGGCCGAGAAGGAGAGGTTGTCAATGCCTGGCTTCAGTTGCAGGCCTTGTGCGAGGGCAGACGTCAGAAATTGGCCGACACAGGTGACCTTTTCCGATTCTTCTCCATGGTACGCACGCTCGTCCTCTGGATTGATGACCTCATCCGGCAAATGAACACAACCGAAAAGCCACG CGATGTGAGTGGCGTGGAGCTCTTAATGAACAATCACCAGAGTCTGAAGGCTGAAATCGACGCTAGAGGAGACAATTTTTCAGCGTGTATTGCTCTAGGCAAAGAACTCTTGTCTAGAGGACACTACGCCACTAACGAG ATCAAAGAGAAACTAGTAGCCCTCACCAACCAACGCAATTCCATGCTGCACCGATGGGAGGAACGTTGGGAACACCTCCAGCTCA TTTTGGAAGTCTACCAATTTGCCCGCGACGCCGCCGTTGCTGAAGGATGGCTGATGGCGCAAGAATCTTACCTGATGAGTCATGAATTAGGA CACACCATAGATGAGGTGGAAAATTTGATAAAGAAACACGAGGCGTTCGAAAAATCTGCTGCCGCCCAAGAAGAACGCTTCGCTGCCCTCGAGAGATTGACAACG ATGGAATGGATTTTGCATGGTGATGGTGGTGGTGATCTTTCGGGTGCTTTGGTCGACAACCATCCTAGTTGGCATCCTGGTTACTTTCATCCTGTAGTGGACTCTCCATTCAGGAGTTTACTCCGCTCCATTAGCGACCAAACACCTAGTCCGGCTTGCATTAAGGAACTGTTCGAGGAATCGACGTTCCACGATGAAGACGGTCCTTTCCTAGTCTCTAACAATAGTTCCGCCTCCTCGTCCCCCCATTTATCCCGCCTTTCCCACTCCTCCTGTGTTTCGGACACCTCGGCCTCCTCGGCCTCCTCATCGAACGCGTCGGCTTCGGGTGACAAGTTAAAGAAGCGTCGTAAATACAGGAAAAAAAGAGGCGTCAAACGACAAAATATGGCGCTGTCCTTTAAAAACTCTCAAGATGGATGTTCTGGCAAAGCGGAATCGCCTAGTGCCGTCTATTGTGAAGAATGGATCTATAGCACTTCTAATCAGCCGGAGGTAAACAAACGGCTTACCTTTGCCGGTCTGAGCGAAGCTGAGCAAAGTGGATTTTCCGATGAGCTGCCAGTCAGGAGAAACAGCCTTGATAGTGACGTTAAGAAGAAGCCCAAAAAGAATACGAGTTGGTTGAACATGTGGCAAAATTTATTACGGATTACTCCCAAGCCGATGAAAAAAGCTCAAGAACCAATCGCTGTCGAAATTAATCCAGCCGTTGGCCGGATCTCCACCTTGCCTTCAATTTCTGAAGCCGGACCATCCGAAACACAGTCTGTCCATTCCAATCCCTCCACAACCAATTGTTCTGTAGCACTTTCCTCTGCTTCTGGTAGTCTAACTGCATGTAACGTACAAACTAACACTACTAGTCCAAAG TACGAGTTGAAAGAATTGAAACGAcgccaagaagaagatgagCGACAAAGGGCCGAGGAGTTGGCTGCTCAGCAAGCTGCTCTGGCTGCAATTCATTCTCCACCCGAAGGATCAAATCAAGACCA AACCGACGGAGACACATCGCCATCTGAGCCTATATCTGGCAGTACCGATAAGGATCCGACGACAGAAGCCACCGAAG GAAGGGCTTCACCTAAAGCTGAACAAGCTAAGCCGGCCCCAG AGCGCCGCAGTTCTCTAGCTGGCGGAGATGACGTCTACGAGGGCACGGTCAACCGCAAACACGAGTGGGAGTCCACTACCAAAAAAGCTTCCAATCGATCTTGGGACAAAGTTTATTTGACTTTGCGCCAAGGCGATTTGGCTGTTTACAAA GATCAAAAGTGCGCCAGAGCGGCTCCCGAAGTTTACCATCGCAACGAAAGTCCGTTGGACATTCGTACGGCTGTGGCTGAAGTGGCTGCTGACTACACCAAGAAGAGACACGTCTTCCGTCTCAA GTTAGCAAACGGGGGTGAATATCTATTCCAGGCAAAGGATGACGAAGAAATGAACGGATGGGTTACTAAGCTACAGGCTTCCACCAATGCCGCGGTTGAAAGCGCGAGCGCCGGATCCTCGCGAGCTCAGACGATGCCAGCCCAGGCAACGAAAGATGAACCCAAGAAACGAAGTTTCTTCACactgaagaagaaataa